The Salvelinus alpinus chromosome 25, SLU_Salpinus.1, whole genome shotgun sequence genomic sequence TGCTGGAAAGATAATATAATGGATGCATGTCTAATCTCTCCCATCAGGTGAGTGATTTCACGTGGTCCCATGATGGCACTCAGGCCTTGATCGCCTACAGGGATGGGTTTGTCCTGGTGGGGTCAGTCAGCGGACAGAGACACTGGTCCTCAGAGATCAACCTGGAGAGCCAGATTACCTGTGGCATCTGGACACCTGACGATCAACAGGTAGGCACACCTGAACTAAGCTAGTTTCTGGCTGAACCCGAACAAAACCATTTAGCATTTATTGCCCTTTTACAAACAAATCTTTGACCTTTTTGTTGATATATGAAATAATCTGTTGGTTTCGGGGACACAGATTTAGCCTTGACTAAAAAGCATGTTCATTTGAGATTCTTGCATACTTGTTTGTCTATTGCCTGTCCAGGagatgtacttgtacatcaagctgccttgTGCTGCAGAAAAGTTTGATAGGTTCCTGCCCCTATGGGCTGTTCTGGCTCGGACACGGCTTACTTACTCTTTGtctaggactaggtttaatctttGTCCAGGAAACCACACCCATTGATGTTTTCTCTCAGAAAATAATGATTCCTGCCAACTGCCTTTACTTCAGGTGTTGTTTGGTACAGCCGACGGTCAGGTGATAGTGATGGACTGTCATGGTCGCATGCTGGCCCATGTCCTGCTACACGAGTCAGATGGCATCGTCGGCATGTCATGGAACTGCCCCTGCTTCCTAGTGGAGGACAGCACAGAAAGCGACACCGACTCTGATGACAATAACCCACCTCAGGGTAAGATACTGTACTAATGATAATGCAAGATAGTGTGGTTATTTAGATCATTTAGCCACTGATTCTATAGGCACATAGAGTGACGGTGAGTCTTATGACAATAACCCACCTCAAGGTAAGACATTGTAAAAGatcaagcgagagagagaacatccCTGTCTTGTACCTCTCTCGaacgtaaaaaaaaaagagatgTGATAACATTTTTACCTCTACTGTGAACACTATGATCGTGCACATTGGCCAGGATGCTAAtgtgtgtatttctctctccCAAGTGCGTATCCTGAAGCCCCTTCTGACAGTTAGCTTCATATCAGGAGACATCAGTTTGATGAACAACTACGATGACCTCGCTCCTACCGTCATCCGCTCAGGACTCAAAGGTAATGACCTTTTCAATCTTCTATGTGTGGGCGGACCGAATGTGTTGTGACTGAGCTCCTCCTgtccagatgtggaggtccagtGGTGTTCTCAGGGGGACCTCCTGGCCGTAGCTGGGATGGAGAGACATGGGCTCCCTGGAGTCCCCTCTGACTCTATCGTGAGGAACGCCCTGGTCAAATTCTACAATGTCCAAGGAGAACATATCTACACGTTAGAAACACCTGCCCAGGTGAGCTCCCCTCTTTGATTAACTTTTCTGAAATGTTATAGTATGATATTTACAAACTGGTTGTAATCTGTTTGATGGCAtaatttcaaccagttttgctTTCTGGGGAGGTCCTCTAACACGTATAAGTCAAATTCTATAAGTCATCTGAAATCTTCAATGAATAACTACAATATTAACAGAAAGTATACTTGACATGAAATGTACTGTCGCCACACTTCCAAGTCTAGTTCAGTGGGCTATGGAAAAAGCCAGAAATCAAGGTTCCATAGAATGTGAATACAACAGAACAGGGCTGACTGGGAACCTCCCTTGTCAACATTTGCCTTGCAGCGCCCCATCACCACTATCTGCTGGGGCCACAGAGACTCTCGTCTGTTCCTGGCGTGTGGCACGGCGCTGTACGTGGTGCGGGTGGAGCACCGGGTGGCCAGCCTGCAGCTGCTGTGCCAACAGGGCATCGCCAGTGCCCTGCGGGAGGAGAGGGACGTGGACAAACTAAACATGCCCTCCTTACTCTGTTCCTACGTCACAACCGCCTTCATACCCACCATCAAGGTAAAATAAGCTTTATTCAGTTGGCTACTGTAGGTTATTATCTGAGCTCAAAGCCATCTGGACTTGTTCATTTCAAAATGACAGGACCCCTTGGTCGTAATCCTTCAATGTTTGTAGATCGGTAAGGTGCAGGGGATATGCTGGAAGCTCCATCACTACCCTGAGTGTACCTATCCAGATCCTAACGATCTAAAGGGGtaagggccaaggggaaggggtaGGGGTAGGGAGCGGATTGGAACCAACTGTTAATGCTTTTCTCTTGTTTCTCTAGCCTCCTATTCCTGATCCCAACAACATCCGGGACTTTGTCAGCTACCCCACTGCTGGTAACGAGAGGCTGCACTGCACCATGAAGCGAGCGGAGGACAACCCAGAGGCAGGGGgaccctgttacaccctctaccTGGAACACCTAGGTGGTCTGGTGCCCATCCTCAAAGGCAGACGCATCAGCAAGCTACGGCCAGAGTTCATCATCATAGACCCTAAAACAGACAGCAAAGCAGGTGGGATTGGCCACAGAAAAATGTATTATAATGCGCTTTCAAAAATAGTTAGTATGTTACACACAAACAGCTCATTTTAGACCGGTATATCATGATGAGTTGGGCAACACTACCATTGTGTGTTCACATGTATATTGTATTTTTTTCCTAAAGTTCTACTGTTCTGACCTGTTTATAGAGGTCGAGTCAAAtatcattttttatttgtttgtttgtttatttactaGTTTGCTTGTTTTTTTTCCAGATGAGGTGTGTGTGAATGCTATGATCTCCTACATGACTGACAGCTGTAACTGTTCGGACTCCAGCGACATTGAGTTGAGTGATGAGTGGGTCGGGAAGAAGTCGCCTAAACTATCCAGAGGAAACAGGTCACCCAAGCTTTCCAGGTATCTTTCATTACAATGGTCTGGACTCTGGAAGAATGAGGTTATAAGACTAATGTTTACCATATTCAACCCTAATCCCAACCATTACCTTTAGTAGCTGATCCATGTTATACAAAAGTTCAAGCTTCTTCAATTTGTCATTACTGATCATTTTATTTGttttaaatgttatttgttaATCATTTTAAATTGGTCTATTTTGCCTTGATTTTgccgtttgttttgtttgttatcTGGCGTAGAAGGAACATGGAATCTAGAAAATCTCCCAAAATGTCCCGGGCTAGTCAAGAAGGCCCACGATCACCCCGGTTACCAACAAAGAAACCTCCAATTCGATCTCCCAGTTTGACGCGTCGAGAGATGTCCATGGATGGAATCTCTGAGGTATTGTCTGAATATGTGTCGTGTGGAACGTTGGTATAGTGGTTCTTTAGTGGTTAGGTGCTGAAACTGTGGTTTCTGCATGTTTAGATTTAGCCACTTCTGTGCCCAGACGTAAACCGGGTATAGTTAGCTGGCTAGTGCATGCAATATTTGGTTCTGGGTTCTGGATAATTTTTtacataataaaaaaatgaatCTATTTGCTTGATTTCACAGCATAATTATCTTGCTCAAGTCACGTCCAATATTTGGGGGACAAAGTTCAAAATCGTTGGACTTGCTTCTTTCCTACCTGCTAATCTTGGTGCAGGTAAGATCACAAACATTTGGAGACAAAAAATGTACTGAAATCAAACACGGCCATATTTTCAGTAtttaccttttttattttttattattcctTTATATTGACTCAATTTCATTCCAATTCGATTGTAGAAATGTTTTCCTCTGTTTTAGTTATCTATAAGACCAGTTTGCTCCATCTACAACCAAGGCAGATGACAATCTACCTTCCGGAGGTGCGGAAAATATCACTTGACTTCATGAGCCTGCCTGTCTTTAACCCAAACGTCTTCAGTGAGGATGAGGATGACTTGCCAGGTAAGTCATGAATGAATGAACTAACAATTCATTGATACTGCAAGTTAACATGAATTTTGGGTTGGATGTTGACTTTTGTTTAGTAATGAATGTAGTACATAACAATACCTAAAGTTATTGGAATATTCTTTGACTTGTCTTTCAGTGATGGGACCATCTGGAGTGACAAGTGACAACCCTCCCTGTACGGTCAACATCCCCATCGCACCCATCCACAGCCCTGCCCAAGCCATGTCCCCCACTCAGAGCATTGGACTGGTCCAATCCCTGCTGGCCAATCAGAACATCCAGCTGGATGTCTTGACCAATCCCACGGCTACGGCTTCAGCAGCAGCGGCGGCGGCCGCTGCAGCAGCCTCAGCCTCTATTGCAGGGCCTGATCACAGTCAGAATGCAGTAGCAGCACAGTACAGTGGGACTCTAGGAAGGTACTCCAACCCAGGACAGGTGATCTTTAACGGGCTAGAGATGGGTCCCCTCCTAGCTGGAACactacctccacctcctcctccacatcaCCTCCCTCAACAACCTCAACAACAACGTCCTCAATCGCAACAGACACACCAACAACAGTCCAAACAACCACAGCAGATACTAacccaacagcagcagcagcaacaacaacagagaATGCAACAGCATCAACAACTACAGCACCAGCAACAGCAgattcaacaacaacatcaacaactacAACAGCATCATATACAGCAGatccaacagcagcagcagcaacagactCAGCAGCACCAAGCACTGCAACAACAGCACCAACAACAACAGGCGGCActgcaacagcaacaacagcagatCCAACAGCAGCACCAACACTTGCAACAACAGCAAATCGCTCAGCAGCACCAACAGATGCAGCTGCAGCATGAGCAAAtgcatcagcagcagcagcaaatgcagcagcaacaacagcagatCCGACAGCAGATTATAGAGATgaggcagcaacagcagcagctgcAGCAGCAACATCAGCAGATACAACAGCAACACCAACAGATGCAGAGGCAGCACCAACAAATGCAGCAGCAACTGAAGCTGCAGATCACCTTGCCCCCTCCGCCTACTGGCTATCCCACCATCTCTCTGCAGCAGTTCCAGGTACTGCAACAGATACCCCACCCCAGTGCAGAGTTGGGACCAGAAAGAGGAGAGCAGGGGCATACTCAGAGCCATACTCTGGGCAGGCCAAGTCTACCGCGATccaggcctccatcattcattgatGTAGACAGCTTACGGTCTAGACCTCCTTCCTTCATCGAAGCAGACACATCAAGATCTAGACCACCGTCATTCATCGACATAGACACAATACGGACTAGACCTCCTTCTTTCATTGATGCAGATACAGGTACATTGCGGTCTAGACCCCCGTTGTTCCTCGATGCAGACTCCTCCCGATCCAGACCTCCTTCattcatagacacagacacactacgGTCTAGACCTCCTTCCTTCCTCGATGCAGAGACTTCCCTTGAGATCCAGATGAGGAAGGTGAACCCTCCACCACCCTACCCAGGCACCGTAGTTTCTGCAGCCACCGCCACAACCTCCAGCGCTCCTCAGACCCTCATCACCAACTGTGACAACCCCAACATACTGGTCACAGCAGACCTGTGTCTGAAGAAAGACGAGTTCTCACTCCACCCAGTTGGTCTCCAGTACCAGATGGGATACGAGAGGATCACAACCTTTGACAGCAGTGGGAATGTAGAGGAGGTGTGTCGCCCTCGCAGAAGACTCATACGCAACCAGAACGCCTACGCTGTTCAAGGTATGGGAGGTTCTGCCACACTTAAAGTCACCTCATCGTCTGACAGTAAGAAAGTCCAGCTTCCTTACAGCTCAGCGACTCTAAGCCGCCTCTCTGTGCCACGATACTCCATACCCAGCAGAGACCCGCCCCCCTACCCAGATCCAGCCAATCAGGTTAACATTAACACGACGACACTTCCTCCTTCCCAGCGCATGGACAGTAGTCACATGATTCACGCCACCTTGCGACCTGACCGGCGAGACGTGGAATCTCGCCTGAAGGTGTCCCAGATGGTTGACGCTTCAAGGACTCTACCAACCAAGTCTAAGGTCAACAGTGCTGCCCTAGCGCTCTCTTACCAGCAGAGGGTGCCCACGGCTCTGTATACCTGCActcagtgcagcagcaacagcagcagcagcagcagcaccagtGTCAGTGTTAGTGGTGGTGCTAGTAGCAGCAGTGGCATCGCAGGAGGCACTGTAGTGCGACAGGATTTCCCACCAGGAAAAGGTGCTCATCACAGCACCATCATTGTTCACTCCAAAAGCACTTCGCCTCAAGCTTCTCAGTCATCTTACAATCTGCTGAGTCCTGTTGATAACAGCAGGGATAGGACTGTGTATGTGAACTCTGCCTTTACCGAAGACGAGACATTAAGTCAGCAGTGTCGTCACTTGACTCTTGGGGAAGTTAGTTTGACTCTGAAACGTCCTCCACCATACCAGTGGGACCCAAACACTGCAGAGGAGTTCTGGATACCCCCAGAACAGACTATCTtagctcctcctccaccaccaacgCACAAACCACCACCCCCGATCATCTTCAGCAATGCTCAGCATCTGGACATGACACGGCTGCCTTTTGTACTCTCAACAAAACCTCCCAGCAGCCCAAGTACTGTTACTTTCCCATCAGGTTACCAGATCTCCATGTCACCTTTCCCTCCAGGGGTAGGTCAGGATGGATCCCCACTCCAGTCCATGCAGAGCATTCCACCACCCTGCCCTCCCAACGAAGTAGTTGCTCCAGTCCCCCAGTTTTCCCAGCAGGACCCCAACCTGGTCTTGCCACCTGGATACCCTCCCAATCATGCCAACCTAGCTTGCTGCCCTCTGCCCCCGATGTACCCAGGGGCCACCTCCTGTGCTGGGCTTCAGCTGCACCCTGTTAGCCTGCACCCCTGGAACCCATATAGCCTACCCATGCAGGACCTGTCAGGCTCTGCCACCCTCCCCAGCAAGTCTCATCAGGTTTTAGAGAAGCCagtcctctccccacctccttcTATTGTTCCCCCCCCACCACCTCttacacttcctcctcctccaccaaccGAACTGCCGAAATCCAAAAGCCCTACAAAGGAGCTGGCGGAATCTGCCAGTAGCTTCCAGGAGCCGTCTTCTCTAAACGAAAGCCCCGTTCCAGACCGACAGGGGTCCGACATGTTCAGCAAGAAAAGTCGTAAACGTCTCGACAGCCGAGCCGAGGCTGCAAACATGACCACCGTCTCAGAGAGCAAATCCAAAAAGGAAGGGCGCGCACTCTCCGACTTCAACTCCCTCATCTCCAGCCCCAGGCTTGGCGGCAGGGAGAAGAAGAAACTCAAAGGCCAGAGGGAGCAGCTGAACAAAACCAAGAAGCTCAACAGGACCAGTACCACCAGCGAGTTCCAGGACAGTTCGGAGAGCGAGCCCGAGCTCTTCATCAGCGGAGACGAACTGATGAACCAGAGCCAGAGCTCCAAGAAGGGTTGGAAGAGTAAGAGGAGCCTGAGGATGGCCAGTGAACTGGAGGAGATTAAGTGCAGGAAGGCCAATGAGAGAGAGGACCGCGGGCTGGGCAGCCAGGGATTCATCTATGTCATGGCCAATAAGCAGCCACTCTGGAATGAGGCCACACAGGTCTACCAGTTGGACTTCGGAGGACG encodes the following:
- the LOC139553208 gene encoding tubby-related protein 4-like, which produces MSRNYEPGHSVGMLATVEHGPILCSDSNILCLSWKGRVPKSEKDKPVCQRRYHEEGWLATGNSRGVVGVTFTSSHCRRDRNTPQRINFNLRGHNSEVVLVRWNEPFQKLATCDMEGGIFVWIQYEGRWSVELVNDRGAQVSDFTWSHDGTQALIAYRDGFVLVGSVSGQRHWSSEINLESQITCGIWTPDDQQVLFGTADGQVIVMDCHGRMLAHVLLHESDGIVGMSWNCPCFLVEDSTESDTDSDDNNPPQVRILKPLLTVSFISGDISLMNNYDDLAPTVIRSGLKDVEVQWCSQGDLLAVAGMERHGLPGVPSDSIVRNALVKFYNVQGEHIYTLETPAQRPITTICWGHRDSRLFLACGTALYVVRVEHRVASLQLLCQQGIASALREERDVDKLNMPSLLCSYVTTAFIPTIKPPIPDPNNIRDFVSYPTAGNERLHCTMKRAEDNPEAGGPCYTLYLEHLGGLVPILKGRRISKLRPEFIIIDPKTDSKADEVCVNAMISYMTDSCNCSDSSDIELSDEWVGKKSPKLSRGNRSPKLSRRNMESRKSPKMSRASQEGPRSPRLPTKKPPIRSPSLTRREMSMDGISEHNYLAQVTSNIWGTKFKIVGLASFLPANLGAVIYKTSLLHLQPRQMTIYLPEVRKISLDFMSLPVFNPNVFSEDEDDLPVMGPSGVTSDNPPCTVNIPIAPIHSPAQAMSPTQSIGLVQSLLANQNIQLDVLTNPTATASAAAAAAAAAASASIAGPDHSQNAVAAQYSGTLGRYSNPGQVIFNGLEMGPLLAGTLPPPPPPHHLPQQPQQQRPQSQQTHQQQSKQPQQILTQQQQQQQQQRMQQHQQLQHQQQQIQQQHQQLQQHHIQQIQQQQQQQTQQHQALQQQHQQQQAALQQQQQQIQQQHQHLQQQQIAQQHQQMQLQHEQMHQQQQQMQQQQQQIRQQIIEMRQQQQQLQQQHQQIQQQHQQMQRQHQQMQQQLKLQITLPPPPTGYPTISLQQFQVLQQIPHPSAELGPERGEQGHTQSHTLGRPSLPRSRPPSFIDVDSLRSRPPSFIEADTSRSRPPSFIDIDTIRTRPPSFIDADTGTLRSRPPLFLDADSSRSRPPSFIDTDTLRSRPPSFLDAETSLEIQMRKVNPPPPYPGTVVSAATATTSSAPQTLITNCDNPNILVTADLCLKKDEFSLHPVGLQYQMGYERITTFDSSGNVEEVCRPRRRLIRNQNAYAVQGMGGSATLKVTSSSDSKKVQLPYSSATLSRLSVPRYSIPSRDPPPYPDPANQVNINTTTLPPSQRMDSSHMIHATLRPDRRDVESRLKVSQMVDASRTLPTKSKVNSAALALSYQQRVPTALYTCTQCSSNSSSSSSTSVSVSGGASSSSGIAGGTVVRQDFPPGKGAHHSTIIVHSKSTSPQASQSSYNLLSPVDNSRDRTVYVNSAFTEDETLSQQCRHLTLGEVSLTLKRPPPYQWDPNTAEEFWIPPEQTILAPPPPPTHKPPPPIIFSNAQHLDMTRLPFVLSTKPPSSPSTVTFPSGYQISMSPFPPGVGQDGSPLQSMQSIPPPCPPNEVVAPVPQFSQQDPNLVLPPGYPPNHANLACCPLPPMYPGATSCAGLQLHPVSLHPWNPYSLPMQDLSGSATLPSKSHQVLEKPVLSPPPSIVPPPPPLTLPPPPPTELPKSKSPTKELAESASSFQEPSSLNESPVPDRQGSDMFSKKSRKRLDSRAEAANMTTVSESKSKKEGRALSDFNSLISSPRLGGREKKKLKGQREQLNKTKKLNRTSTTSEFQDSSESEPELFISGDELMNQSQSSKKGWKSKRSLRMASELEEIKCRKANEREDRGLGSQGFIYVMANKQPLWNEATQVYQLDFGGRVTQESAKNFQIELDGRQVMQFGRIDGNAYILDFQYPFSAVQAFAVALANVTQRLK